The proteins below come from a single Athene noctua chromosome 6, bAthNoc1.hap1.1, whole genome shotgun sequence genomic window:
- the TMED8 gene encoding protein TMED8, with protein sequence MSDVLAAVAGSRFEPPAAGVTGGPAPHVPSENEDAAQKIEPADQLFDSLESSTSQSGSRIGTLVSVGTTEDSKEEAGTLEDQEVAELEEKLPDQIQSLKEEAVVRIANYHVPQGVGDIVMIQSDHTGAVDILSAELETADLLGEQRKAQPPPLAPPTMWTTEKTKEFKAKMGKEKNGRMVVKRGEVVTVRVPTHPDGKCICWEFATDDYDIGFGVYFDWTTVTSTAITVQVSESSDEEDEEEEEEIEGLAPVGDVERGSKTYLRNRYGEIMPVYRRNSHREVQAGSHEYPGEGIYLLKFDNSYSLLRNKTLFFHVYYTS encoded by the exons AAAATGAAGATGCGGCCCAAAAGATAGAGCCTGCAGATCAGCTGTTTGATTCTTTGGAGTCCAGTACTTCGCAGAGTGG GTCACGGATTGGGACACTTGTGAGTGTGGGCACAACAGAGGATTCAAAGGAAGAAGCTGGGACTTTAGAGGACCAGGAGGTGGCTGAACTAGAAGAGAAGCTGCCTGACCAAATCCAGTCCCTCAAAGAG GAAGCTGTTGTTCGGATAGCCAACTATCATGTACCTCAAGGAGTGGGGGATATAGTCATGATTCAGTCAGATCACACTGGTGCTGTGGATATCCTTTCAGCTGAGCTGGAGACTGCAGACCTCCTTGGGGAGCAGAGGAAAG ctcagcctcctcctctgGCTCCACCCACCATGTGGACCACTGAGAAGACTAAGGAATTCAAAGCCAagatgggaaaggagaagaaCGGCCGGATGGTGGTGAAGCGAGGCGAGGTGGTGACAGTCCGTGTGCCAACCCATCCTGATGGGAAATGCATTTGCTGGGAGTTTGCTACAGATGACTACGACATTGGGTTTGGAGTCTATTTTGACTGGACCACAGTTACTAGCACTGCCATTACTGTTCAGGTCAGCGAATCTAGcgatgaggaggatgaagaggaggaggaggaaattgaAG GACTCGCCCCTGTTGGTGATGTGGAAAGGGGCTCCAAAACCTACCTGCGGAACCGCTATGGCGAGATCATGCCTGTATATCGGAGGAACAGCCATCGGGAGGTGCAGGCAGGCAGCCATGAGTATCCAGGGGAGGGCATCTACCTGCTGAAATTTGATAACTCATACTCTCTCCTCCGCAATAAGACTCTGTTCTTTCATGTCTATTATACTAGCTGA